The DNA segment ACGCAGTAGGTGCAACGTTCGTTGCAGCCATAGATCACGTTCACCCAGCCGCAGATGCTGCTGTCTCGGCGGGCTGTGGTGATGTCTTCAAGGATGTGGTGGTCTTCAGTGGCGACCACTTGCTGACCGCTGTCCACCTGCAGCAGCAGGGTTTCCAGGCGATTGGCGTGTTGCGGTCCCATCACCAGATCCAGCTCCGGCACCCGCCGCAGCAGGGATTCGCCCTCCTGCTGGGCAACACAGCCCGCCACCACCAGGGTGAGATTGGGGTTGCTGCGTTTCCTCTGGGCCTGTCTGCCGAGGTAGCTGTAAACCTTCTGCTCGGCGTTGTCCCGGATGGTGCAGGTGTTGTAGAGCACCAGATCGGCATCCAGTTCGGCTGACGCCTCCCGGTAGCCCATGGCCTCAAGGATTCCCGCCATCCGTTCGGAATCCGCCTTGTTCATCTGGCAGCCGAACGTGGTGATCCAATAGCTGCCCCGCTGGGGGTTGGTGGTGGCGTCAGTGGCGAGGGGGGCGGAGGCGACCAAATCTCTGGCTCAAGCCTTCTCAGTGTGAGTCACAGCGGTGTTGTGTCAGTTTGGAGATTGACAGCCGGATGGCGATGGGCTGGGCCCTCACACGGTTTTCGCTCACCAAGGCCGTGCCCCTCACGATCAGCCGGGGCACCACCGCTGCCGTGGTGCGGTTGCAGCTCAGGTTGGAAGGTGATGGGCTGGTGGGTTGCGGCGAGACCGGTGGATTTGAGACCGGCCACCGTGCCTTTGCCCTTGAGGCTGTGGAGCAGGAGCTGCTGGCGCTGTTGCCGCAACTGGAAGCTCTGGATCACCACCGTCCGCAACGGTTCGAGCCCCTGCTTGCATCCCTGAGTCCCCCGGCCCGTTGTGCCATTGACCTGGCCTTGTGGGACTGGCATGGCCAACGGCTCGGCCATCCGCTGTGGCGGCTCTGGGGATTGGACCCAGCCGAGGGTGTGGCCACCAGCGTCACCCTGGGACTTGCTTCTGTAGATGCCGTGTTGGATCGTCTCCAACGCTGGTGGACGCAGCTGCCGGCGACGCGGGTGAAGCTCAAGCTGGGCAGCCCTGATGGATTGGACCACGACCTCAGCCTGTTAGAGGCGGTGGCCCAAGCCATCACGGATCGATCCCAGCGGCAGGGTGTGGCCATCGAACTGCAGGTGGATGCCAACGGCGGATGGACCGTGGATCAGGCCAGGCAAATGCTGGAGCCCTTGGCCGCACACCGGGTGGTGCTGCTGGAGCAACCCCTGGCTCCCGATCTGGATCCCACGCAGGACACAGCGGGATTCGCGGCGCTTCACCCGCAATGTCCGATGGCCCTGGTGGCGGATGAAAGTTGTTGGGATCTGGACGATCTGCTGCGCCTGGCTCCCGTGGTGGATGGTGTGAATCTCAAGCTGCTGAAGACCGGCGGGCTCAGTCAGGCCCTGCTGATGGCCCAGGTGGCGCAGACGAAGGGGCTGAACCTGATGGTGGGGTGTTATTCCGACAGCTCGTTGTTGAACGGCGCAGCGGCCCAGATGTTGCCTCTGATTCGTTGGCCGGATCTCGACAGCCACCTCAACTTGGTGGATGACCCCTTTGTGGGCCTTGAGTTGCAGAACGATCGTTTGCGACCTTCGGCGATGGCTGGATTGGGGATCCGTCCTGCAGGAGGCACAGAAGCGTGATGAGCGGGATTCAGGCGCCGCCGGGATTTCGGGACATGCGGTTGGTGCTGCTCCAACATGGCGGATTGGCCAGCCTCACCGGCAAGACCGGTCTGGCCATGCTCCGCCACCGTGCCGGACCGATCGTCGCTGTGATCGATCCCGACCATGCGGGTCAGTCTCTGCAACGCGTCACCGGTATCGAGCGGGACGTGCCGGTGGTGGCGGATTTGGCTGCGGCGCTGCCCTACGAGCCTGAGGTTGCTGTGGTCGGCCTGGCTCCCTCGGGGGGGCGGCTACCTGATCCTGTCCGCCACGACGCCTTGGCGGCGTTGCGCGCCGGCCTTCACCTCGCCAGCGGACTCCACACCCGGCTGGCCGATAATCCTGAGCTGGCAGAAGCCTGCTGGCCTGACCGTTGGATCTGGGATCTTCGCCGGGAGCCGGAAGGTCTCAACGTTGGCCAGGCACGCGCCGCAGCACTCCCTTGTCGGCGGTTTCTGGCGGTTGGCACCGATATGGCTGTCGGCAAGATGAGCGCATGCCTGTCTTTGTTGGAGGCGGCCCAACGCTCCGGGATTCCCGCGCGCTTTGTGGGGACAGGTCAGGCGGGAATCCTGATCAGCGGGGAAGGGGTCGCCCTGGATGCTGTGCGCATTGATTACGCCGCCGGTGCGGTGGAGGCGGCGGTGCTTCGGGCCGCGGATGCTCTACCGAAGCAGGGCCTTGTGCTGGTGGAGGGGCAGGGGTCGCTCTGCCATCCGGCCTCAACAGCCACCCTGCCCCTGTTGCGCGGCACCCAGCCGACGGCTCTGTTGCTCGTGCATCGGGCAGCACAGCAGACCATCGACCGGCTTCCTCAGATTCCTCTCCCCAGCCTGGAGGCTTTGGTGGCCACCACCGAAACCCTGGCAAGTTGGGCTCGGCCTGATGGGGCCGGTGAGCCAGCCAAGGTGGCCGCTGTCGCCCTCAACACAGCACGCCTTGATGAGGCTCAGGCTCGAGAGGAGGTGGAGCGCATTCGCCTAACCCTGGGTCTGCCCTGCACGGATCCAATCCGCTGGGGTGCAGAACCTCTCCTGGACGCTTTGTTGAATTGTTAGAAGGGCGAGCGAGGGGATTCGAACCCCCGAATAGCGGCGCCACAAGCCGCTGCCTTAACCACTTGGCGACGCCCGCCGCGTCCGTGAGAATCTACCAACACGAGCTGCAGCCTGCCTGGTGTCACGTTCATCGCGTCCGCAAGGTCGTTCTGCTCTGGCGATGTTGGCGGGGGGGATTGCGGCGGCCGGGGTGCTGTCGCTGGTGGTATCCAACCCATCGTTGGAGGACTATCAGGCCCATGCCGGAGACCAGCTGGTCCGGTTGGGCACCAAGGAACTGTGCGACGAACCAACCCTGCCGATGGTCCTGCGTCTCTGGATTCGCAATTGCCCTGAACTGATTGCCTCCCAGCGGGATGCACTGGGGGCATTGGCAGGCCAGTTCACCACCCGCCGCAACCTGTTTGTGGCCAGTCTTTATTCCACGCGGATGGAACGGAAGGAGATGTTGCCGGGTCTGCGCCTGCCTGGTTTTGAAGTGCTCAGCCTTGGTGTGGCCGGTCGTTTCGTCGTCCTCCGCACCGATGCCAGCAATGGTGCTGAGCGGTGATGGACACCCCGTCGCTTGAGACCCAGCCGGGGAGTGGTTCCCTTGAGGCCTGGGCACCCCTGGGACTGCTGGATTTCGCCCCTTCAGCGCCCCTGCCTGATGGCGAGAAGCAAGGGCTGACGCCTGTGCGGCTTGCCTGGCATCAAGGGCGCTTGAGGGAGCCCATGCCCCTGGCCGCCGAACACGTGTCTCCTTCTCGGATGGTGCTGCCGCGCTTGGTCGACTGCCATGTCCATTTGGACAAGGCCTACACCTGGCAGGAGCATCCAAACCTCAGCGGCAGCTATGGCGGTGCCCTGGAGGCCAACCTGCGGGAGCACAGCAGCCGAACCGTGGCCTGTGTGCTTCAACGCGGAGAGCGCGCGATGGAGAGGGCATTCGCCAATGGTCTGCGGGCCATGCGTAGCCATGTGGACAGTGGAGGCCCCGGTGCTGAGCCCAGTTGGGAGGCCTTGCTCACCCTGCAGCAGCGCTGGCGCACCCGCATTGATCTCCAGCTGGTGGCGCTGGTGCCCTTGGAATTCTGGTGTTCAGCTGAAGCGGATGCTCTGGCGCGTCGTGTGGCCGCCAGTGGCGGCTGTCTTGGTGGTGTGCTGACCCCTCCTTGTGGATCGGCTCTGGTCACCGAGCAGTTGGAGGCGTTGTTGCGCCTGGCAGATCGCCACAACTGCGGTGTCGATCTGCACATCGATGAGGCGGATCACGGCCCGGCGGAGGGAATGGTTCAGCTGCTGAAGGCTCTGCAGCGCGTGCCGGTGCAGGTTCCCGTTACTTGCAGCCATGCCAGCAGTCTTTCCCTGCTGCCGGCGTCACGCCTGATGCGATTGGCAGAGCGCATGGCAGCAGCGCAGCTCAGTGTGATTGCGCTTCCCCTCACCAATGCCTGGTTGCTGGCGCGGGCGGATCACGCCACACCACTTCAGCGTCCGCAGGCTCCGATCCGTCAGTTGCAACGTTGTGGTGTTCCGGTGGCGGTGGCGGGTGACAACGTGGCCGACCCCTGGTTCCCGGGAGGTGACTTCGATCCCTTGGCCCTGCTGGCCGCATCGATGCCTTTGACCCAGTTGCTCCCCTGGCAGCGCCTGGGCTTGGCCCCCTTCACCACGGCACCGCCCGCCATTCTTCAGTTGGAGTGGGATGGAGTGCTGCGGGCTGGTGCTCCAGCCGATCTGATCTGCATGGAGGGCCAGGGATGGTCGGACCTGATCCGCTCTGCTCCCCAGCGTCAGGTTCTTGTGGACGGCCACTGGCAGTCGTCACCGGGCGCTAGACCCTGACCAGTGTTCCGCCACGCCATGGGTCGCGCCGAAGCCTTGATTGCCCTGCGGCAAGCCCTCAGTGCTGTTCCGGAACTGGAGCTGTTGGAGGAACCGGGGGAGCTGCAGCGCCATTCCCGGGACGCCTTTGAGTACTCACCCGTTCTGACGCCGCGGCTGGAGGCCTGCCGTGCTGAGTTGGTGGTCCGCCCGCGCACGGTGGATGCCGTTGAACGGCTGGCTTCGGCCTGCGCTGAGCACCAGGTTCCCTTAACCCTGCGCGGCTCCGGGACAGGGAACTACGGCCAGTGTGTGCCTCTGCAGGGCGGTGTGGTGATGCTCACCACGGCCCTGCGGCAGATCCGCTCGATTGATCCGATCACCGGGGTGGTGACCGTGGAACCGGGCTGTGTGATGCGCGATCTGGATCAGGAGTTGCGCCGGCATGGACGCCAGCTGCGCTTGATGCCCAGCACCTGGCGCAGCGCCACCATCGGTGGCTTTGTGGCAGGGGGCTCCGGGGGCATCGGTTCGCTGCGCTGGGGCTTTCTGCGGGATCCAGGCCATCTGCTCGGGTTGGAGATCGTGCCGCTACGTGCCGATGCCCAGCGCCATCAACTCGGCGAGATGGATGCTGAGGCCTTGAATCACGCCTATGGCACCAACGGCATCATCACGGCCCTCAGCCTGGCCACAGCTCCAGCGGTCAACTGGCACCAGGTGAGTGTCGACTGCGAGCACTGGGAGCAGGCGATTGAGCTGATGCAACGGATCGCTGCCTCGGCCTTGGATCTCCATCTGGCGAGCCTGCTGGAACAGCCGCTGCTGTCGCGTTTGCCCAGCTGGGGTGGACCTGCCGTCTCGGCGCACCGTCTTCTGTTGCTCGTCGCCCCCGATGGGC comes from the Synechococcus sp. A15-62 genome and includes:
- a CDS encoding DUF1611 domain-containing protein, with the protein product MSGIQAPPGFRDMRLVLLQHGGLASLTGKTGLAMLRHRAGPIVAVIDPDHAGQSLQRVTGIERDVPVVADLAAALPYEPEVAVVGLAPSGGRLPDPVRHDALAALRAGLHLASGLHTRLADNPELAEACWPDRWIWDLRREPEGLNVGQARAAALPCRRFLAVGTDMAVGKMSACLSLLEAAQRSGIPARFVGTGQAGILISGEGVALDAVRIDYAAGAVEAAVLRAADALPKQGLVLVEGQGSLCHPASTATLPLLRGTQPTALLLVHRAAQQTIDRLPQIPLPSLEALVATTETLASWARPDGAGEPAKVAAVALNTARLDEAQAREEVERIRLTLGLPCTDPIRWGAEPLLDALLNC
- a CDS encoding FAD-binding oxidoreductase, which codes for MGRAEALIALRQALSAVPELELLEEPGELQRHSRDAFEYSPVLTPRLEACRAELVVRPRTVDAVERLASACAEHQVPLTLRGSGTGNYGQCVPLQGGVVMLTTALRQIRSIDPITGVVTVEPGCVMRDLDQELRRHGRQLRLMPSTWRSATIGGFVAGGSGGIGSLRWGFLRDPGHLLGLEIVPLRADAQRHQLGEMDAEALNHAYGTNGIITALSLATAPAVNWHQVSVDCEHWEQAIELMQRIAASALDLHLASLLEQPLLSRLPSWGGPAVSAHRLLLLVAPDGLNSLHRMAQSAGAILRDLGPEDLSGGNGLRELSWNHTTLHVRASEPGWTYLQMLLPQPEAPAMGALKQRWGDALLWHLELVRQQGSPRLAALPLVRWQGADQLNRLMDDCRAAGAVLFNPHVITVEDGGLGVIDADQVAAKMRFDHAGLLNPGKLRGWEERT
- a CDS encoding DUF4359 domain-containing protein, which gives rise to MLAGGIAAAGVLSLVVSNPSLEDYQAHAGDQLVRLGTKELCDEPTLPMVLRLWIRNCPELIASQRDALGALAGQFTTRRNLFVASLYSTRMERKEMLPGLRLPGFEVLSLGVAGRFVVLRTDASNGAER
- a CDS encoding amidohydrolase family protein, which translates into the protein MDTPSLETQPGSGSLEAWAPLGLLDFAPSAPLPDGEKQGLTPVRLAWHQGRLREPMPLAAEHVSPSRMVLPRLVDCHVHLDKAYTWQEHPNLSGSYGGALEANLREHSSRTVACVLQRGERAMERAFANGLRAMRSHVDSGGPGAEPSWEALLTLQQRWRTRIDLQLVALVPLEFWCSAEADALARRVAASGGCLGGVLTPPCGSALVTEQLEALLRLADRHNCGVDLHIDEADHGPAEGMVQLLKALQRVPVQVPVTCSHASSLSLLPASRLMRLAERMAAAQLSVIALPLTNAWLLARADHATPLQRPQAPIRQLQRCGVPVAVAGDNVADPWFPGGDFDPLALLAASMPLTQLLPWQRLGLAPFTTAPPAILQLEWDGVLRAGAPADLICMEGQGWSDLIRSAPQRQVLVDGHWQSSPGARP
- a CDS encoding mandelate racemase/muconate lactonizing enzyme family protein → MGWALTRFSLTKAVPLTISRGTTAAVVRLQLRLEGDGLVGCGETGGFETGHRAFALEAVEQELLALLPQLEALDHHRPQRFEPLLASLSPPARCAIDLALWDWHGQRLGHPLWRLWGLDPAEGVATSVTLGLASVDAVLDRLQRWWTQLPATRVKLKLGSPDGLDHDLSLLEAVAQAITDRSQRQGVAIELQVDANGGWTVDQARQMLEPLAAHRVVLLEQPLAPDLDPTQDTAGFAALHPQCPMALVADESCWDLDDLLRLAPVVDGVNLKLLKTGGLSQALLMAQVAQTKGLNLMVGCYSDSSLLNGAAAQMLPLIRWPDLDSHLNLVDDPFVGLELQNDRLRPSAMAGLGIRPAGGTEA